The following proteins come from a genomic window of Rutidosis leptorrhynchoides isolate AG116_Rl617_1_P2 chromosome 10, CSIRO_AGI_Rlap_v1, whole genome shotgun sequence:
- the LOC139870018 gene encoding uncharacterized protein has protein sequence MDSVDEFITVFETDQLEKGNTAISCPCKKCKNARWYADSTDIKSHLISHGFMRGYICWSFHGESLADLNPSVSDNDTDNEEDSYNSDNNVNFDDMFDDLDMEDNVADKYHDRLQQLFVDAEKPLYTGCMNFTKLSAVIQLVNLKSNNGWSDTSFTSLLELLNKMLPEGNELPLSTYQAKKLMCPMGLEIQRIHACPNDCILYRNKDKDLHQCKVCGTSRYKYGKSTDNVDSDVSENGPPTKLLWYLPIIPRLKRLFLNEKDAKLLRWHAEDRKNDGKMRHVADSHQWKNFDKDFEEFGDEIRNIRFGLSSDGINPFGDLSSRHSTWPVLLCIYNLPPWLCMKRKYIMMSLLIQGPKQPGNDIDVYLQPLVDEMMEL, from the coding sequence ATGGATAGTGTAGATGAATTTATTACAGTTTTCGAGACTGATCAACTAGAAAAAGGAAACACCGCAATTAGTTGTCCTTGTAAGAAATGCAAAAATGCACGGTGGTATGCTGATTCAACCGATATCAAAAGTCATCTAATTTCACACGGATTTATGAGAGGGTACATATGTTGGTCTTTTCATGGTGAGTCATTAGCTGACCTTAACCCGTCTGTTTCGGATAACGATACCGATAATGAAGAAGATTCATACAATAGTGACAATAATGTTAATTTTGATGACATGTTTGACGATTTGGATATGGAGGATAATGTTGCTGATAAGTATCATGACAGATTACAACAACTATTTGTTGATGCTGAAAAACCTTTATATACCGGTTGTATGAATTTTACAAAACTTTCCGCCGTGATACAACTGGTTAATTTAAAATCAAACAATGGTTGGAGCGACACAAGTTTCACTAGCCTGTTAGAGTTGTTGAACAAAATGCTACCAGAAGGTAATGAGTTGCCGCTTTCAACATACCAAGCAAAGAAATTAATGTGTCCAATGGGATTGGAAATACAGAGAATACATGCTTGTCCAAATGATTGTATTTTATACAGGAATAAAGACAAAGACCTTCATCAATGTAAGGTATGTGGTACATCTAGGTATAAATATGGAAAATCGACTGATAATGTTGATAGTGATGTGTCGGAAAATGGACCTCCTACAAAATTATTGTGGTACTTGCCTATCATACCAAGATTAAAGAGATTATTTTTGAATGAGAAAGATGCAAAATTATTACGTTGGCATGCTGAAGATCGTAAAAATGATGGTAAAATGCGACATGTGGCCGATTCACATCAATGGAAAAATTTTGATAAAGATTTTGAAGAATTTGGGGATGAGATACGTAATATAAGGTTCGGACTCAGTTCAGATGGAATTAATCCGTTCGGAGATTTGAGTAGCCGTCACAGCACGTGGCCTGTTCTTCTATGCATTTATAACCTACCGCCTTGGCTATGTATGAAAAGAAAATACATAATGATGTCTCTTTTGATTCAAGGCCCAAAGCAACCTGGAAATGACATTGATGTTTATTTGCAACCATTAGTTGATGAAATGATGGAATTATAG